A window of the bacterium genome harbors these coding sequences:
- a CDS encoding HAD-IA family hydrolase — translation MIKGILFDLFETLISEYGQNPTPASSLGFDLGVDSAAFRAEWKVRRSNVLLGQISFSRALAEIATTLKHPAENSLLDRIRNARIREKAQSFSEIQPQVLALLRELRSRGIRMCVVSNCFAEDVTAWHTSSLASEFDATAFSFEVHLAKPGPEIYAEACRRLAVEQDATLFISDGMQELVGAEEAGIRAFQALWFLKRWPNFSRDSLYSRALENIDDILNLI, via the coding sequence ATGATTAAAGGGATCCTCTTCGATTTATTTGAGACACTGATCAGTGAATACGGCCAGAATCCAACACCTGCTTCGTCTCTTGGTTTCGATCTCGGTGTAGATTCCGCTGCGTTCCGCGCTGAATGGAAAGTGCGTCGCTCGAACGTTCTACTTGGGCAGATTTCGTTTTCGCGCGCACTTGCTGAGATTGCAACAACTCTGAAACATCCTGCCGAAAATTCTCTACTGGACCGAATCCGTAATGCAAGGATTCGAGAGAAGGCACAGTCTTTTAGCGAAATCCAACCTCAAGTACTGGCATTGCTGCGCGAGCTTCGAAGTCGCGGCATCCGGATGTGTGTTGTCAGTAACTGTTTCGCTGAAGATGTAACGGCATGGCACACAAGTTCGCTCGCGTCTGAGTTTGACGCCACTGCTTTCTCTTTTGAAGTTCATCTGGCAAAGCCAGGTCCGGAGATATATGCAGAGGCCTGCCGTCGGCTTGCTGTCGAACAAGATGCTACTCTATTCATAAGCGATGGGATGCAGGAACTTGTTGGCGCGGAAGAAGCGGGAATTCGGGCTTTCCAGGCACTCTGGTTTCTCAAACGATGGCCAAACTTTAGCAGAGACAGTCTCTACAGCCGCGCTCTCGAAAATATCGATGATATTTTAAATCTCATCTAA
- a CDS encoding cyclic nucleotide-binding domain-containing protein, protein MDWRERFGVPEGLHKTTLLCAGLLFAVTAAFIILKTARDGLILSDYSANALPWFMAITTLVTAVVAATYIRLYRKLSLGPAVELSLKVFAVGSLILWAGIKARWAPATPILYVWTGVFGALAPVQSWSVITQQLLTRQAKRDLGMIGSGGILGAAAGGFFATWVVKASSVSTLLPAATILILLGHFAVQALSILGTGLPVSTAEAESPKIQRRFVVLVLLVVGIGTVVTTFADFQFKVIAQREMFTADKLAEFFGSFYAYVGLGTFLFQLFITPILMSRVGVSAALAILPLGMAFGNAWILMAGSLASAVFLKGSEQLFKHSVDRSSLEVLYMAIPDDVKVRLKSLIDTVGVRTAEGIGAVLLVLLFSIAEVPLPVVAFISIGLLAVAIVCTFFLGREYPKALTNAIQKKEVTFSSVKTTFFTTDFYNLMPELLKNSNRETLIDLLQLLSTMPGRKMKPYLEPLLDHKDAEVRLMSLQLLFKQNEDLSNKVEQMVSDPDARVRVEAIRYLCFKSSIDPLAKLAHLLMDPDPTVQAAACACSLNLDLEPAKEAAYKKLEEIMSDSAEEARPEVRLEVARILEHLKPSVTTDQLCIRLLQDPAVEVQKIALRSVSHLKRASLIPALLELVGNPSLRAEVRQTLGAYGNAVLPHMERIVNDSSESIERRKQALVILSDIEAPTIADFLMKHALGSNLVLRFVAIKALNKLRKRQRLPILEQNLDSLVEQEITALEVEFERIRFFVPHPGSVIERVLHQRQLWARERIFRALALLYEPKSIYSAYRALTGGDKRRADAALEWLDTVLRPDHRSRILALLEGTARFRNKSDSATRRAVLLGYLGAQDQLPAAALVEDLSIEELQDWQPDIENTLKIFQNQSLVEETLRWRYKSMIGDSSIQRKLSTIQKLDRLGKVDIFSELGPNELLLLANQCTEQQFIPNEVIFSEGDLAQEIFILFEGAVELRRGSGQATLIKEGESFGTLSVLGNQPRLFSAVATEKSHCLKLDRETLWDILEDYPAICHGIFKVMAQRVGSMLNALEADKVKS, encoded by the coding sequence ATGGACTGGCGGGAGCGATTTGGAGTCCCAGAAGGACTACACAAGACAACACTTCTCTGCGCAGGATTGCTTTTTGCAGTCACTGCCGCCTTCATCATTTTAAAAACCGCCAGAGACGGTTTGATCTTGAGTGATTACTCCGCAAACGCGCTTCCCTGGTTCATGGCGATCACAACTTTGGTAACCGCAGTCGTAGCTGCAACGTATATCCGGTTGTACAGAAAACTATCGCTCGGTCCAGCCGTTGAATTGAGTCTGAAGGTATTTGCAGTAGGCTCATTGATTTTATGGGCCGGGATCAAAGCACGCTGGGCTCCCGCAACTCCAATTCTCTATGTATGGACAGGTGTTTTCGGAGCGCTTGCCCCGGTTCAAAGCTGGTCCGTGATCACTCAACAATTACTCACGCGGCAAGCCAAACGTGATCTTGGGATGATCGGATCGGGAGGAATTTTAGGTGCCGCAGCGGGTGGATTCTTTGCAACCTGGGTCGTTAAAGCTTCCAGCGTTTCTACTCTCCTGCCTGCCGCAACGATACTCATTCTTCTCGGCCATTTTGCCGTGCAAGCGCTTTCCATTCTCGGCACAGGCCTACCCGTTTCAACAGCCGAAGCGGAAAGTCCCAAGATTCAACGACGTTTCGTCGTTCTGGTTTTACTGGTAGTTGGAATCGGAACTGTTGTCACAACATTTGCAGATTTTCAATTCAAGGTCATAGCGCAAAGAGAAATGTTTACAGCCGATAAACTGGCTGAGTTTTTCGGTTCATTCTATGCGTACGTTGGATTAGGAACATTCCTGTTCCAACTTTTTATCACTCCGATTCTGATGAGTCGTGTTGGAGTCTCTGCTGCGCTTGCAATCTTGCCGTTGGGAATGGCTTTCGGAAACGCCTGGATACTGATGGCGGGTTCTCTCGCATCGGCGGTTTTTTTGAAAGGCTCTGAACAACTGTTCAAACATTCCGTGGATCGGTCTTCTCTGGAAGTCCTTTATATGGCGATACCGGACGATGTTAAAGTCCGGTTGAAATCATTGATCGATACAGTAGGAGTGAGAACGGCGGAAGGAATCGGGGCGGTATTGCTGGTTTTGTTGTTTTCCATTGCAGAGGTACCTCTTCCAGTCGTAGCTTTCATCAGCATTGGCCTGCTGGCGGTTGCCATTGTTTGCACTTTCTTCCTGGGACGCGAGTATCCGAAAGCCCTGACAAATGCAATTCAGAAAAAAGAAGTGACTTTTTCCAGTGTAAAAACGACGTTCTTCACCACCGACTTTTACAATCTCATGCCGGAGCTTTTGAAAAACTCCAATCGCGAGACACTCATCGATCTTCTGCAGCTCCTCTCCACAATGCCTGGTCGAAAAATGAAACCTTATCTCGAACCTTTGCTGGACCATAAAGATGCCGAAGTTCGTTTGATGTCGCTGCAATTACTTTTCAAGCAGAATGAAGATTTATCCAACAAAGTGGAGCAGATGGTGAGTGATCCGGACGCCCGCGTAAGGGTTGAAGCAATACGATATTTGTGTTTCAAATCTTCGATTGATCCACTTGCGAAACTCGCTCATTTGTTGATGGATCCGGATCCCACCGTTCAAGCGGCTGCCTGCGCCTGTTCTTTGAATCTGGATTTGGAGCCGGCGAAAGAAGCCGCGTACAAGAAATTGGAAGAGATCATGAGCGATTCGGCGGAAGAAGCGCGACCCGAGGTGCGCCTCGAAGTTGCGCGAATTCTGGAACATTTGAAACCTTCCGTCACCACAGATCAGCTTTGTATCCGGCTCTTACAAGATCCGGCAGTGGAAGTGCAAAAGATCGCTTTACGCAGTGTGAGTCATCTGAAACGAGCGAGTTTGATTCCCGCGCTGCTCGAACTGGTCGGCAATCCATCACTGCGCGCAGAAGTTCGCCAGACCCTTGGCGCGTATGGCAATGCGGTCCTTCCACACATGGAACGAATCGTGAACGATTCATCGGAGTCCATTGAAAGAAGAAAGCAGGCTCTGGTGATTTTATCAGATATTGAAGCACCTACCATCGCGGACTTCCTGATGAAACATGCCCTCGGCTCAAATCTTGTGCTTCGATTTGTCGCAATCAAGGCGCTCAACAAGCTTCGCAAGCGCCAGCGCCTTCCCATCCTTGAGCAAAATCTTGACTCCCTTGTGGAACAGGAGATCACGGCGCTGGAAGTGGAGTTCGAACGGATCAGATTCTTTGTGCCGCATCCGGGTAGCGTAATCGAACGCGTACTGCACCAAAGACAACTGTGGGCCCGCGAACGAATTTTTCGCGCGCTGGCGCTACTGTATGAACCGAAAAGCATTTACAGCGCTTATCGCGCGCTGACAGGCGGCGATAAACGTAGAGCCGATGCAGCATTGGAATGGCTCGATACTGTGCTGCGTCCGGATCATCGATCCAGAATTCTGGCATTGCTTGAAGGAACCGCGAGATTCCGGAACAAAAGCGACTCTGCAACTCGAAGAGCGGTCTTACTGGGCTATCTGGGAGCTCAGGATCAGCTTCCTGCGGCCGCGCTGGTTGAGGATCTCAGCATAGAAGAGCTGCAGGATTGGCAGCCGGATATTGAGAACACCTTGAAGATTTTTCAGAACCAGTCGCTGGTCGAAGAAACATTAAGATGGAGGTACAAAAGCATGATTGGCGATAGCTCAATTCAACGTAAGCTTTCCACGATCCAGAAACTGGACCGTCTGGGCAAGGTGGATATTTTTTCTGAACTCGGACCCAATGAATTACTACTGCTTGCCAATCAATGCACCGAACAGCAATTCATTCCCAACGAGGTGATTTTTTCCGAAGGTGACCTCGCGCAAGAAATTTTTATTCTGTTTGAAGGAGCCGTGGAACTCCGCAGAGGTTCCGGCCAGGCGACGCTGATCAAAGAAGGAGAAAGTTTTGGCACGCTCTCTGTTCTGGGGAATCAACCGCGCCTCTTTTCAGCAGTTGCAACGGAAAAATCGCATTGTCTGAAACTGGACCGCGAAACTTTGTGGGACATTCTGGAGGATTATCCGGCGATCTGTCACGGCATCTTTAAAGTGATGGCGCAACGCGTCGGCAGCATGCTCAACGCGCTGGAAGCAGATAAGGTTAAGAGTTAA
- a CDS encoding YceI family protein, with protein sequence MRKLVCILLLVSASFASAQIQNYKITPEQSALTFDVSAQMHQVHGISRDFSGTISGDPKDVTTAKITIRLDPKNFDTDNQKRDKVMREKSLEIEKFPFIEFESTAIEAVNKGLSPNQASEVIVKGVLKLHGVEKQVSIPVRVLWDETQLVADGSMDLKLDDYTIFRPKVLFFRLKNDVKVRFRISAERILE encoded by the coding sequence ATGAGAAAACTGGTCTGCATCCTTTTACTCGTTTCTGCTTCCTTTGCATCAGCCCAGATCCAGAATTACAAAATTACGCCTGAGCAGAGCGCTCTCACTTTTGATGTGAGCGCGCAGATGCATCAGGTTCATGGCATCTCAAGAGACTTCAGCGGAACAATCAGCGGCGATCCGAAAGACGTAACAACTGCAAAGATAACGATCCGGTTAGATCCGAAGAACTTTGATACGGACAATCAGAAACGGGACAAAGTGATGCGGGAAAAATCACTCGAAATCGAAAAATTCCCGTTCATTGAATTTGAATCTACTGCAATTGAAGCCGTGAACAAAGGATTGAGTCCGAATCAAGCATCCGAGGTAATAGTGAAAGGCGTACTAAAACTGCACGGTGTTGAGAAGCAAGTCAGCATTCCGGTGCGTGTCCTGTGGGACGAAACTCAGTTAGTAGCCGATGGATCCATGGATCTGAAACTGGATGATTATACGATCTTCCGTCCGAAGGTGTTGTTTTTCCGTTTGAAGAATGATGTGAAAGTCCGCTTCCGTATTTCAGCTGAAAGGATACTTGAATAA
- a CDS encoding isoprenylcysteine carboxyl methyltransferase, which yields MLVESWISARNSRVLLQKGAVEIAAFLLPVMASLYGVMYIGGLAEHLLFQREISLAWASSFGILFCLAKVLKFWAVRSLGSFWTMRVLILPESRVVTGGPYRWIRHPNYVAVLMEIAATTLIGKCFYTCGIVIFLFSVTLVFRIHYEERALREYTDYSDQMGVRHRFLP from the coding sequence ATGCTTGTTGAATCCTGGATTTCGGCGCGCAATTCAAGGGTACTTCTGCAAAAGGGCGCCGTGGAGATCGCGGCATTTCTGTTACCTGTCATGGCAAGTCTGTATGGCGTCATGTACATTGGCGGTCTTGCGGAACATCTTCTTTTTCAGAGAGAAATTTCGCTCGCATGGGCGTCATCGTTTGGGATTCTCTTTTGTCTTGCAAAGGTCTTGAAATTCTGGGCAGTTAGGAGCCTGGGTTCTTTTTGGACGATGCGCGTTCTGATCTTGCCTGAATCGAGGGTCGTAACAGGTGGACCATACAGGTGGATTCGGCATCCAAACTACGTCGCTGTATTGATGGAAATTGCCGCCACAACCCTGATCGGAAAGTGCTTTTACACCTGTGGGATTGTCATATTTCTGTTTTCTGTTACGCTTGTTTTCCGTATCCACTATGAAGAACGGGCCTTAAGGGAGTACACTGACTACAGCGATCAAATGGGGGTCCGCCATCGTTTCTTGCCCTGA
- a CDS encoding B12-binding domain-containing radical SAM protein, with product MKILLVSMPDTASCFDRVMKMPNLGLCSVAGSLPPDVDVKIIDFTLQNKRIGRQLEKLIHEYEPDLIGLSAMSFQFQTAMALAKIIRRVAPLTRIAVGGYHPTLLYREISESPDGLLLDFIVRAEGEPVFRDLVNRLKRGEEDFSEIAGLSFRKKDGEWIHNVEAPLVDVRKLPLPNREVRILKNFHYLKRSFDCSETTRGCTFPCTFCSITRMYGKTFREFPIERIIEDLTILKKKGTWGVFFVDDNMTLNVTRMKILCEEIIRHNLNTIDYLTQATVIGIASDPELAKLMGRAGFKFVFLGIESGNKRNLELFKKSHICAKTRQAVEYLQNNNIIVLGGFIVANPADGKEDVKAVFDYCLEIGVDHPIIQTLTPYPKTPMREELLKAGLVVNKDNFKRYNGFIANVRTEKLSIEEINRLMVVEGAKLYWHPKYLSRSRFWRYHGVGSIGLLYNNYLFIKSGLKGDLFLSSHTL from the coding sequence GTGAAAATTCTTTTGGTTTCTATGCCGGATACGGCAAGTTGTTTTGACAGAGTTATGAAGATGCCGAATCTCGGACTTTGTTCCGTTGCAGGCTCGCTTCCTCCCGATGTTGATGTAAAAATAATTGATTTCACTTTGCAAAATAAACGCATTGGACGCCAGCTGGAAAAACTGATTCATGAGTACGAGCCGGATTTGATCGGTTTGAGCGCGATGAGTTTTCAGTTTCAAACGGCGATGGCGCTCGCGAAAATTATCCGCCGGGTCGCGCCTTTAACGAGAATAGCGGTTGGAGGCTATCATCCCACACTACTCTATCGGGAAATATCAGAGTCACCGGACGGATTGCTCCTCGATTTTATCGTGCGCGCCGAAGGGGAGCCTGTATTCCGGGACCTTGTAAATCGCTTGAAACGAGGAGAAGAAGACTTCTCAGAAATCGCTGGACTTTCTTTTCGAAAAAAGGATGGAGAGTGGATCCACAACGTGGAAGCTCCACTCGTGGATGTTCGAAAATTGCCGCTCCCGAATCGCGAAGTCCGGATTTTGAAAAACTTCCATTACTTAAAACGCTCGTTTGATTGCTCCGAAACCACTCGGGGATGCACTTTTCCGTGCACTTTTTGCAGCATCACGCGTATGTACGGAAAAACTTTCCGCGAGTTTCCAATTGAAAGGATCATTGAAGATCTGACAATACTAAAAAAGAAAGGAACGTGGGGAGTATTTTTTGTCGATGACAATATGACTCTGAACGTTACCCGGATGAAAATTCTGTGCGAGGAAATTATTCGTCACAATCTCAACACGATCGATTATTTGACTCAAGCAACTGTGATTGGAATTGCTTCCGATCCGGAGCTCGCCAAACTGATGGGACGCGCCGGATTTAAATTTGTGTTTCTTGGAATTGAAAGCGGGAACAAGAGGAATCTGGAGTTGTTTAAGAAGAGCCACATCTGTGCGAAGACAAGACAGGCAGTGGAGTATCTGCAAAACAATAACATCATTGTTCTCGGGGGATTCATTGTTGCAAATCCAGCGGACGGGAAGGAAGATGTGAAAGCCGTTTTCGACTATTGTCTGGAGATTGGTGTGGATCATCCGATCATACAGACTCTGACTCCTTATCCGAAGACACCGATGAGGGAGGAATTGCTCAAGGCGGGGCTGGTCGTAAACAAGGACAATTTCAAGAGATACAACGGTTTCATCGCAAATGTTCGCACCGAGAAGCTCAGCATCGAAGAAATCAATCGGTTGATGGTCGTGGAGGGCGCCAAACTCTACTGGCATCCGAAGTATCTTTCGCGCAGCCGTTTCTGGCGATATCACGGTGTGGGAAGCATCGGTTTGTTGTATAACAATTATCTGTTCATTAAGAGTGGCTTGAAGGGGGACCTTTTCTTGTCGAGCCACACCCTGTAG
- a CDS encoding FAD-dependent monooxygenase, giving the protein MDTDVLILGAGPAGAALSLLMARKGYSVEILDAAYFPRPKICGEFLNPQAVQWLRENELLAPVEALNPFPIRGMRITDHNGDTFKGTYQTGTGYAIQRKDFDALLISILKREGIQLHEGFRASQLMFDQDRVAGVLGEDSDGNVCEKRARVIVGADGRNNLIGRTFGWMKTIRFLRKYAFLSYFDDVDGLQNYGEIHLVKDGYVGVAPLSDRLANVALVVDEKVCPNGNSDLKAYLLSYLEQTELKKRLNKTEPLVPVITAGPLAFKLKRISGNGTILVGDTCGFIDPFTGEGINYAFLSASVATEVLDECFRKNRFDNSSLMVYDKKRHQILGRKFQMAHLLQRAIHSPFFSDFLVRRFARKQALADRMVSAVGSAIPVQEVWNFGFLLKVALGG; this is encoded by the coding sequence ATGGATACAGATGTTCTCATTCTGGGGGCCGGTCCGGCGGGCGCAGCGCTTTCCTTGCTCATGGCGCGCAAAGGGTATTCCGTGGAAATCCTGGACGCCGCTTATTTCCCGCGCCCGAAAATCTGCGGTGAATTCTTGAATCCTCAGGCCGTGCAATGGCTGAGAGAAAATGAGTTGCTTGCTCCCGTCGAAGCATTGAATCCTTTCCCGATACGGGGAATGAGGATCACCGATCACAATGGGGACACATTTAAAGGGACTTATCAAACTGGCACCGGGTACGCGATTCAGAGAAAGGATTTTGACGCTTTGCTGATCTCGATTTTAAAAAGGGAAGGGATTCAGTTGCACGAAGGATTTCGAGCATCTCAGCTCATGTTTGATCAGGATCGTGTTGCGGGAGTGTTGGGGGAGGACTCAGACGGGAATGTTTGTGAAAAAAGAGCGCGAGTCATCGTGGGAGCGGATGGACGGAACAATTTGATCGGCCGCACTTTTGGTTGGATGAAAACGATTCGCTTTCTCCGCAAATACGCCTTTCTCAGCTATTTTGATGACGTGGATGGATTGCAAAACTACGGGGAGATTCATCTGGTCAAGGATGGTTATGTTGGAGTTGCGCCACTCAGCGATCGCCTTGCAAATGTGGCGCTTGTGGTGGACGAAAAAGTCTGCCCGAATGGAAACAGCGATCTTAAGGCATATCTATTAAGTTATCTAGAACAGACGGAGTTGAAGAAGCGTTTGAATAAAACGGAACCGCTTGTTCCGGTCATTACTGCAGGGCCGCTGGCGTTCAAGTTGAAGCGCATCAGCGGAAACGGAACAATCCTGGTGGGTGACACCTGCGGATTTATTGATCCCTTCACCGGAGAGGGAATCAATTACGCTTTCCTTAGCGCTTCGGTTGCAACCGAGGTTCTGGATGAATGTTTCCGGAAGAATCGTTTTGATAATTCTTCTTTGATGGTCTACGATAAAAAGAGACACCAGATCCTGGGAAGGAAGTTCCAGATGGCACATTTACTTCAGAGAGCCATTCATTCTCCATTCTTCTCCGATTTTCTTGTGCGGCGTTTTGCCAGAAAACAAGCACTTGCCGATAGGATGGTCAGCGCTGTCGGAAGCGCCATTCCCGTTCAGGAAGTCTGGAACTTTGGTTTCCTTCTGAAGGTGGCTCTGGGAGGCTAA
- a CDS encoding bifunctional metallophosphatase/5'-nucleotidase, translating into MKSKILHSLILCLLLYASAGEAAKAKTFTIIQLNDVYEVFPVPTIVDHKSELRGGLEYAGTMIADFRKAGPVVVMHAGDFLSPSLLSIRFKQKGKQMVDAMNAMHTDFATFGNHEFDFGCQVLGERINQSNFQWLSSNVKFPDEMNHLASKIRPYRIIKIAGMRVGIFALTVPLEPVEGCGKEPIQFEDPFEITEKMIPRLKSQKVDLIIALTHLRIKDDRRLAELNPDIDFIVGGHDHEPLVEVVGKTLITKAGANATALGMIGIKGIRTTDGWVIQKNWKRIDVNPRVTKPSPAVTAALAPYLEQMQPFQKVVGTTEVPLDVREDTVREKESNFGNYLADVMRGEMKSDIALINGGAFRGDRVIPQGPLTLNDVYTVMLFENELRSLEITGRQLLEALENGVSMIGEKDGRFPQVSGMKFTFDPDMPVGQRVTKVTIGEAPLDLAKVYTMATIEFLLNRGFIDGYQLPKDKVVKGGNLNEVLIRSLEKGPLRCQVEGRIFQE; encoded by the coding sequence ATGAAGTCGAAGATTTTACATTCGCTTATTCTTTGTCTCCTCTTGTATGCCTCCGCAGGAGAGGCGGCCAAAGCGAAGACCTTCACCATCATTCAACTGAATGATGTGTACGAAGTCTTTCCTGTGCCGACCATCGTGGATCACAAATCTGAGCTCCGCGGCGGGCTGGAATATGCCGGCACCATGATTGCCGACTTCCGAAAAGCAGGACCTGTGGTCGTGATGCATGCCGGTGATTTCCTTTCTCCTTCCCTTTTGTCTATCAGGTTCAAACAAAAAGGCAAACAGATGGTGGATGCCATGAATGCCATGCACACTGATTTTGCGACCTTCGGGAATCATGAATTCGATTTCGGTTGCCAGGTTCTGGGAGAAAGGATCAACCAATCCAATTTCCAGTGGCTTTCATCGAACGTCAAATTCCCGGATGAGATGAATCACCTTGCCTCCAAGATCAGGCCCTATCGCATCATAAAAATTGCCGGCATGCGGGTCGGCATCTTCGCTTTAACGGTTCCACTCGAACCTGTGGAGGGTTGCGGCAAAGAACCCATTCAGTTTGAAGATCCGTTCGAAATAACGGAAAAAATGATCCCGCGCTTGAAAAGTCAGAAAGTAGATTTGATCATTGCGTTGACTCATTTGCGTATCAAAGACGACAGGCGTCTTGCGGAATTAAATCCGGATATTGATTTCATAGTGGGCGGACACGATCATGAGCCGCTGGTAGAAGTCGTTGGCAAAACACTGATCACAAAGGCAGGCGCGAACGCCACAGCGCTGGGAATGATCGGAATCAAAGGAATTCGCACAACGGATGGATGGGTTATCCAGAAGAATTGGAAGCGGATCGATGTGAATCCCAGGGTCACAAAGCCCAGTCCGGCAGTAACAGCCGCGCTTGCGCCCTACCTTGAGCAAATGCAACCGTTTCAAAAAGTCGTTGGAACGACGGAAGTCCCGTTGGATGTCCGCGAAGATACGGTTCGTGAAAAAGAAAGCAATTTTGGCAACTATCTCGCAGACGTCATGCGCGGTGAAATGAAGTCCGACATTGCACTCATAAATGGCGGAGCTTTTCGTGGAGACCGGGTCATTCCACAAGGACCACTCACGCTCAATGATGTATACACAGTGATGCTTTTCGAAAATGAGCTCCGCTCGCTTGAAATTACCGGCAGACAATTGCTCGAAGCTCTCGAAAATGGTGTGAGCATGATTGGAGAAAAAGATGGGAGATTCCCGCAGGTATCCGGAATGAAATTCACATTTGATCCGGACATGCCGGTAGGGCAACGAGTAACAAAAGTTACCATTGGCGAAGCGCCCCTGGATCTCGCCAAAGTTTACACGATGGCTACCATCGAGTTCTTACTGAATCGTGGTTTTATCGATGGTTATCAATTACCGAAAGATAAGGTGGTAAAAGGCGGCAATCTGAACGAGGTCCTGATACGTAGTCTGGAAAAGGGGCCGTTGCGCTGTCAGGTTGAAGGAAGGATCTTTCAGGAATAG
- a CDS encoding beta-ketoacyl-[acyl-carrier-protein] synthase family protein, with the protein MVKPRVVITGLGSLSPNGSNKNEYWQALQKGESGIGEISLFPTDKLACKIAGEVKNLSYECIPHKERKRVSRIVPMAVLAAEEALQDAEIPYTSLTELQRQEIGVIIGTGAGGLDFGEQEYEKFFSSQARISPFAIVSSFVGMVSSEVSIHFGFRGPSHVISTGCTSSTDAIGYATSMVQSGTIRYAVTGGAEACITPAILTAFVQMGTTTTKWNHDPQRASRPFNVDRDGFVLSEGSWILILETLENAVARNAKIYAEVAGYGSTCDAYHKVQIMPGGAESARAIKIAVESAGLTPQEVEYINLHGTATKINDELETLAVKNVFDGRSRRIPASSTKSMIGHPQGACGAAGIIATCMAIDSGVIHPTINLDNPDPACDLDYVPNTSRKSTVQTALCNTIAFGSKNSAIVLKKV; encoded by the coding sequence ATGGTAAAGCCACGTGTGGTCATTACAGGTCTAGGTTCGCTCAGCCCAAACGGTTCCAACAAGAATGAATACTGGCAGGCCTTGCAAAAAGGCGAGAGTGGGATAGGGGAAATCAGTCTTTTTCCCACAGATAAGCTAGCGTGCAAAATAGCAGGCGAAGTGAAGAATCTATCCTACGAATGCATTCCTCATAAAGAGCGCAAAAGGGTTTCGCGCATTGTTCCGATGGCGGTCCTGGCCGCAGAAGAAGCCCTGCAAGATGCGGAAATTCCCTACACGAGTCTTACCGAGCTCCAGCGACAGGAGATCGGAGTCATTATAGGAACCGGCGCCGGGGGATTGGATTTCGGCGAACAGGAATACGAAAAGTTTTTTTCCTCACAAGCGCGAATCAGCCCGTTTGCCATCGTATCTTCGTTCGTGGGAATGGTGTCCAGCGAAGTCAGCATTCATTTCGGGTTTCGCGGGCCGAGCCATGTCATCTCGACCGGTTGCACGAGCTCCACGGATGCCATTGGCTACGCAACTTCCATGGTGCAAAGCGGAACCATCAGGTATGCGGTGACCGGTGGAGCCGAGGCATGCATCACACCAGCGATTCTTACGGCATTCGTGCAAATGGGAACGACCACAACCAAGTGGAATCATGATCCGCAAAGAGCCTCACGGCCATTTAATGTGGATCGCGATGGATTTGTGCTTTCGGAAGGTTCCTGGATTCTAATCCTGGAAACGCTCGAAAACGCTGTGGCACGAAATGCGAAAATCTATGCGGAAGTTGCCGGATATGGATCCACGTGCGACGCGTATCATAAAGTGCAAATCATGCCTGGAGGCGCGGAATCGGCGCGCGCCATCAAGATTGCGGTCGAGTCCGCGGGATTAACGCCGCAGGAAGTCGAGTACATTAACCTGCATGGAACGGCCACGAAAATCAATGACGAGTTGGAAACGCTCGCAGTGAAGAATGTATTTGACGGCCGTTCCCGCCGGATCCCCGCGAGCTCCACAAAATCGATGATCGGACACCCGCAGGGAGCCTGCGGTGCGGCAGGAATCATCGCTACGTGTATGGCAATCGATTCAGGAGTGATCCATCCAACCATCAATCTGGACAATCCGGACCCTGCCTGCGATCTGGACTACGTGCCGAACACTTCACGTAAGTCAACGGTGCAAACAGCGTTATGCAACACGATAGCCTTCGGTTCCAAAAACAGCGCGATCGTTCTGAAGAAAGTGTAG